The Dehalococcoidales bacterium genome has a segment encoding these proteins:
- the mobB gene encoding molybdopterin-guanine dinucleotide biosynthesis protein B: MMRMTKVVSFVGYSNSGKTTLLEKVINELKGRGYRVGVIKHTSKACEIDIPGKDTWRYAQAGSNIVVLSSQTQMAVLEKIDREPVLAEITDLLEGKVDIILTEGYKGLNTAKVLVRGEDDQRAPDFKGELLATVSPSVMPNGVRRFAQEDVTRIVDLLIEQLVTA; this comes from the coding sequence ATGATGCGAATGACAAAAGTAGTTTCTTTCGTTGGCTATTCCAACTCCGGCAAGACTACGCTGCTGGAAAAAGTAATCAATGAACTCAAAGGCAGGGGATATCGGGTTGGGGTAATCAAGCACACCAGTAAAGCCTGTGAAATTGATATACCGGGAAAAGACACCTGGCGCTATGCTCAGGCAGGTAGTAACATAGTCGTCCTTTCTTCGCAAACCCAGATGGCAGTCCTTGAGAAAATTGACCGCGAGCCGGTGCTGGCTGAGATTACGGATTTGCTGGAGGGTAAGGTAGACATCATACTCACGGAAGGCTATAAAGGCCTGAACACCGCCAAAGTTCTGGTCCGGGGCGAAGATGACCAACGGGCGCCTGACTTTAAAGGGGAACTGCTGGCCACGGTGTCTCCCTCCGTGATGCCAAACGGTGTCCGGCGCTTCGCACAAGAGGACGTGACCCGCATTGTCGATTTGCTGATAGAGCAATTGGTGACTGCCTAG